From Anopheles coluzzii chromosome 3, AcolN3, whole genome shotgun sequence, the proteins below share one genomic window:
- the LOC125907330 gene encoding uncharacterized protein LOC125907330 yields the protein MTAPINVLSSRRTVLLAVLAKHEQFLAEFGPERDAIEINIRIAKVQKLSVDLEAIQAKLEDAATEEVISHNAALRDDFGSRLIRLEAHLKAKRVHAPRSASTTPNTNPLAGIKLPTISLPEFDGDYMQWLTYRDTFEGLIHENMELPPIQKFHYLRASVKGEAAKVIEAITISAANYELAWQMLTERYSNEYLLKKRHLQALFGMATVKKESASTLHHLVDEFERHKKTLNHLDSASQPDLMSSRFANRLGIKSGTVDITLIGAGQSSTPVRKSMRTTVSSRASPYAINVEFLIVEKLIADLPAHDVPTSGWKLPPHIIFADPHFEKSAPIDIILGARHYHTFFVSGAQYKMSSNLPVLMESVFGWVVSGSASTSQPATSNTFHTSSVVCMVSLEESIECFWKVEELQVNDGYSPEDRKCEQFYKDTTQRDEAGRYMVCLPKQADFDVKLGLSKAAALRRFSLLERRLERDPNVKAAYHDFMREYLELGHMSRIKNPSDDERAYYLPHHPVFKAASSTTKVRVVFDGSAKTSTGFSLNEALCVGPVVQDDLLDIILRFRTYKVAVVGDIAKMYRQVLLHPNDRKFVRICFRFSPHSPIDYFELNTVTYGLAPSSFLATRTLLQLANDEGASCPNAAAALKTNFYVDDFIGGADSIGNARQLRIELSQLLAKGGFELRKWTSNQLEVLAGLNADQIGTQSARQFLPHETVKALGVSWEPEHDVLSFESAISSDVSIPTKRSILSNVARMFDPLGLISPIVIRAKMMMQELWLQKAGWDEYVPDTICKKWKTIQEDWQLISKFKVSRYALLPGARIQLHTYCDASEAAYGACIYARCEGEGGQIRITLLSSKSRVAPLKRVTLPRLELCAAVLGAHLHHRVKKAMGINVAESFFWSDSTITLTWISATPNTWATFVANRVSEVQHYSHPRQWRHVPGASNPADLVSRGMSAADFLKSKLWSFGPDWLSLPASIWPNSNPEPANETNLEIRQLHYTDSQHDAVYRHTYIRTTRKTSKARRGSFTSCSKCFAMNSSYI from the exons ATGACTGCTCCGATAAACGTTTTGTCGTCCAGAAGGACAGTTTTACTAGCAGTATTGGCTAAGCACGAACAATTTTTGGCAGAATTTGGTCCGGAACGGGATGCAATCGAAATCAACATTCGCATTGCAAAGGTCCAGAAGCTTTCCGTTGATTTGGAAGCAATTCAGGCCAAATTGGAAGATGCGGCCACCGAGGAAGTGATAAGTCACAATGCCGCGTTACGAGACGATTTTGGCTCGCGTTTAATACGCCTTGAAGCCCATTTGAAGGCTAAACGGGTGCACGCTCCGCGATCCGCAAGCACAACACCAAACACTAACCCGTTGGCAGGGATAAAGCTTCCCACCATCTCACTTCCTGAGTTCGATGGTGATTACATGCAATGGCTCACGTATAGGGACACTTTTGAGGGATTAATTCACGAAAACATGGAACTACCACCGAtacaaaagtttcattatttacGAGCTTCCGTGAAAGGCGAGGCCGCAAAGGTGATCGAAGCAATCACGATCAGCGCAGCCAATTACGAGCTAGCATGGCAAATGCTCACCGAACGATACTCGAATGAGTATTTGTTAAAGAAACGGCATCTTCAAGCACTTTTTGGTATGGCCACCGTTAAGAAGGAGAGTGCATCAACCCTTCACCATCTTGTGGACGAGTTCGAACGTCACAAGAAAACGCTCAATCATCTAG ATAGTGCCTCCCAGCCAGATTTGATGAGTAGCCGTTTTGCTAACCGGCTAGGTATCAAATCGGGCACGGTCGATATCACGCTGATTGGTGCTGGTCAATCGTCCACCCCGGTGCGGAAATCGATGCGCACCACGGTATCATCCAGAGCGAGCCCTTATGCGATTAACGTTGAGTTTTTGATAGTCGAGAAGCTTATTGCTGACCTGCCCGCACATGATGTGCCCACCAGCGGCTGGAAATTACCGCCACATATCATATTCGCCGACCCCCATTTCGAGAAGTCGGCACCGATCGACATTATTCTCGGTGCCCGGCACTATCACACGTTCTTTGTAAGCGGGGCGCAATATAAAATGTCATCGAATCTCCCAGTCCTGATGGAGAGCGTATTTGGATGGGTCGTTAGTGGATCAGCATCTACCTCTCAGCCAGCAACATCCAATACTTTTCACACTTCATCCGTGGTGTGTATGGTTTCACTAGAAGAATCAATAGAGTGTTTCTGGAAAGTAGAAGAACTACAGGTTAACGATGGCTATTCTCCTGAGGATCGCAAATGTGAGCAATTTTACAAGGATACAACACAGCGAGATGAAGCTGGTCGTTATATGGTATGCTTACCTAAACAAGCAGACTTCGATGTTAAGCTTGGCCTTTCGAAGGCAGCAGCATTAAGGCGGTTTAGTTTGTTAGAAAGGAGGTTAGAACGAGATCCAAACGTAAAAGCGGCTTACCATGATTTCATGCGTGAGTATCTGGAGCTTGGGCACATGTCACGCATAAAAAATCCCTCCGACGACGAACGCGCGTATTATCTGCCTCACCATCCCGTGTTCAAAGCCGCTAGCTCCACAACAAAGGTTCGCGTGGTATTTGATGGTTCAGCTAAGACGTCCACCGGCTTTTCGCTAAACGAGGCGTTATGCGTCGGCCCTGTCGTGCAGGACGATCTGCTCGACATAATTTTGCGCTTCCGCACATATAAGGTAGCCGTTGTTGGAGATATTGCGAAAATGTATCGACAAGTATTGCTCCATCCTAACGACCGGAAATTTGTACGCATTTGCTTTCGATTTTCGCCTCACTCGCCAATCGATTATTTTGAGCTGAATACGGTTACTTATGGCTTAGCCCCCTCATCATTCTTGGCAACCAGAACATTGCTGCAGCTTGCAAATGATGAGGGCGCCTCTTGTCCcaatgctgcagctgcttTGAAAACTAACTTCTACGTTGACGATTTCATCGGTGGTGCTGATTCCATCGGAAATGCTCGCCAGTTGCGAATCGAGCTTTCTCAATTGCTCGCCAAAGGCGGCTTCGAGCTGCGAAAGTGGACATCCAATCAGCTCGAGGTGCTCGCCGGTTTAAATGCGGATCAAATCGGCACACAGTCAGCGCGGCAATTCTTACCACACGAGACGGTAAAGGCTCTTGGTGTTTCATGGGAGCCAGAGCATGACGTTTTATCCTTCGAATCCGCAATATCCAGTGATGTGTCCATTCCGACAAAGCGATCCATTCTATCCAACGTAGCTCGCATGTTCGATCCGCTGGGCCTGATCTCCCCGATTGTCATTCGGGCCAAGATGATGATGCAGGAATTATGGTTGCAGAAAGCTGGTTGGGACGAGTATGTTCCAGATACTATCTgtaagaaatggaaaacaatacaaGAGGATTGGCAACTCATCTCTAAATTCAAGGTTAGTCGTTATGCGCTTCTACCTGGTGCGCGTATTCAGCTACATACCTACTGTGATGCATCGGAGGCAGCATATGGAGCCTGCATTTATGCGCGTTGTGAAGGCGAAGGTGGGCAGATTCGCATAACGTTGCTTTCTTCCAAATCGCGTGTGGCACCGCTCAAGCGCGTCACACTACCCCGCCTTGAACTATGCGCTGCTGTATTAGGAGCACACCTGCATCACCGAGTAAAGAAGGCGATGGGGATCAACGTTGCAGAATCTTTCTTTTGGTCGGATTCCACCATCACCTTAACCTGGATCAGCGCCACACCCAACACATGGGCAACGTTTGTGGCTAACAGGGTATCTGAAGTGCAGCATTACTCACACCCGCGGCAGTGGAGACATGTACCCGGCGCGTCTAATCCTGCTGACCTGGTTTCACGAGGCATGTCAGCCGCTGATTTCCTGAAAAGCAAACTGTGGAGCTTCGGTCCGGATTGGCTATCTTTGCCCGCTTCCATCTGGCCCAACTCTAACCCGGAACCAGCCAACGAAACGAATCTAGAGATTCGCCAGCTGCATTACACAGATTCACAGCACGACGCGGTTTACCGGCACACATACATTCGGACAACGAGAAAAACTTCGAAGGCGCGGCGAGGGAGCTTCACGAGCTGTTCGAAATGTTTCGCGATGAACAGCAGCTACATCTAA